In the genome of Nocardia sp. NBC_00416, one region contains:
- a CDS encoding SDR family oxidoreductase, giving the protein MKLTVIGGTGRIGSQVVRQLTAAGHEAVPAAPSTGVDLITGQGIDQALEGADVVVDLANSPTFDEASLDFFRTSMNNLLSAGDRAGVEHQVVLSIVGVDQVPQLDYYRAKTLQEELLRQGPTPYSIVRATQFFEFMDAVFSWSADDSTVRLPATRLQPMAAADVVDAVIGVATGTPLQGIRNVAGPDVFPLDELGRITLAARHDDRIVVTDETAGMFGAVTDDALIAGPDAHLSTTHYRDWLATH; this is encoded by the coding sequence ATGAAGCTGACAGTCATCGGCGGCACCGGGCGGATCGGTTCACAGGTGGTCCGGCAACTGACCGCCGCCGGCCACGAGGCCGTGCCCGCGGCACCGTCCACCGGCGTCGACCTGATCACCGGACAGGGCATCGACCAGGCGCTGGAGGGGGCGGACGTCGTGGTCGACCTGGCCAATTCGCCGACCTTCGACGAGGCATCCCTGGATTTCTTCCGCACCTCCATGAACAATCTGCTCTCCGCGGGCGACCGAGCCGGTGTCGAGCATCAGGTGGTCCTGTCGATCGTGGGCGTGGACCAGGTACCGCAGCTGGACTACTACCGGGCCAAGACTCTCCAGGAGGAGCTGCTCCGGCAAGGACCGACGCCGTACTCCATCGTGCGCGCCACCCAGTTCTTCGAGTTCATGGACGCGGTCTTCTCCTGGAGCGCCGACGACAGCACCGTCCGCCTACCCGCCACCCGCCTGCAACCGATGGCCGCCGCGGACGTCGTCGACGCGGTGATCGGGGTCGCCACCGGCACCCCGCTGCAGGGAATCCGCAACGTCGCCGGGCCCGATGTCTTCCCGCTCGACGAACTCGGCAGGATCACCTTGGCGGCCCGGCACGACGATCGGATCGTCGTCACCGACGAGACGGCCGGGATGTTCGGCGCGGTCACCGATGACGCGCTCATCGCGGGCCCGGACGCACACCTGTCCACCACCCACTACCGGGACTGGCTCGCCACGCACTGA
- a CDS encoding SDR family NAD(P)-dependent oxidoreductase, whose product MMSNKGTAVIVGVGPGLGMSMARRFGREGRRVALLSRGESRHAGYRADLAEHGVEAATYAVDATDRAALRSALAKIEADGDIDLVYYGCGSSRPPTPIADVDSATAAAAFSWVWPAIDVVEAVLPGMRARGRGGLLFAGGLSSVRPMPALGELALAAAALRNYALTLNAAIAQDGLYAGTLTIGGVVERGDIHAMISADTARYGSLQGHTLDPDRIADTAWEMYRSRDRAEEIFDVLD is encoded by the coding sequence ATGATGTCCAACAAGGGAACGGCAGTGATCGTCGGTGTCGGGCCGGGTCTCGGTATGTCCATGGCCCGGCGCTTCGGACGCGAAGGACGCCGGGTGGCGCTGCTGTCGCGCGGCGAGTCCAGGCACGCCGGCTACCGAGCCGACCTGGCCGAGCACGGCGTCGAGGCCGCGACCTACGCTGTCGACGCCACCGATCGGGCCGCATTGCGGTCGGCTCTCGCCAAGATCGAAGCCGACGGCGATATCGACCTCGTCTACTACGGCTGCGGTTCGAGCCGGCCGCCGACGCCCATCGCCGACGTGGACTCGGCGACCGCCGCGGCGGCGTTCTCCTGGGTATGGCCGGCGATCGATGTGGTCGAGGCGGTGCTGCCGGGGATGCGTGCGCGTGGTCGCGGCGGGCTGCTGTTCGCCGGTGGGCTCTCCAGCGTGCGCCCGATGCCCGCGCTGGGCGAACTCGCGCTCGCGGCGGCCGCGCTACGGAACTATGCGCTCACGCTCAACGCGGCGATCGCCCAGGACGGACTGTACGCGGGCACCCTCACCATCGGCGGAGTCGTGGAGCGCGGGGATATCCACGCGATGATCAGCGCCGATACCGCGCGCTACGGTTCACTGCAGGGCCACACGCTCGATCCCGACCGTATCGCCGACACCGCGTGGGAAATGTACCGGTCCCGCGACCGCGCCGAAGAGATCTTCGACGTGCTCGACTGA
- a CDS encoding MetQ/NlpA family ABC transporter substrate-binding protein: protein MKFPRVLAIPALITAAALALTGCGGSDAGSDDVVRIGTTESDQGWDVFEQKARDAGITLQITNYSDYSQPNIALSQGQIDVNLFQHLQFLGEFNVANNADLTPIGATQIVPLGLYSKKHASVAEIPRGGEIAIPNDPSNQARALFVLEAAGLVKLSSDTRAPSPADIDRAASKVKVTPVDAAQTALSLASVDGSVINNTYLERSGIDPLSALYKDDPSSPGAEPYINTFVARAEDKDDPTYQRLVDIWHDPEVQQAVSESSKGTSVEVRRGGHELEPILQRVQQTIRDGQ, encoded by the coding sequence TTGAAATTCCCTCGGGTACTGGCGATCCCAGCGCTGATCACCGCCGCCGCGCTCGCCCTCACAGGCTGCGGCGGCAGCGACGCGGGGTCCGATGACGTGGTCCGGATCGGTACCACCGAGAGCGATCAGGGGTGGGATGTGTTCGAGCAGAAGGCCCGGGACGCGGGCATCACCCTGCAGATCACGAACTACTCCGACTACTCGCAGCCCAATATCGCCCTGTCGCAGGGTCAGATCGACGTCAACCTGTTCCAGCACCTGCAGTTCCTCGGCGAATTCAACGTCGCCAACAACGCGGATCTGACACCGATCGGCGCCACACAGATCGTTCCGCTCGGCCTCTATTCGAAGAAGCACGCCTCCGTGGCCGAGATCCCGCGCGGCGGGGAGATCGCGATCCCCAATGATCCTTCCAACCAGGCGCGGGCACTGTTCGTCCTGGAAGCGGCGGGCCTGGTGAAACTGTCCTCGGACACCCGGGCGCCCTCCCCCGCCGATATCGATCGGGCCGCGTCGAAGGTGAAGGTGACGCCCGTCGACGCGGCGCAGACCGCACTGTCACTCGCGTCGGTGGACGGGTCGGTCATCAACAACACATACCTGGAGCGATCCGGCATCGACCCGCTTTCGGCCCTGTACAAAGACGATCCGTCGAGCCCGGGCGCCGAACCGTACATCAACACCTTCGTCGCCCGCGCCGAAGACAAGGACGATCCGACCTACCAGCGGCTCGTGGACATCTGGCACGACCCCGAAGTGCAGCAGGCGGTCTCCGAATCCTCCAAGGGCACCTCGGTGGAGGTCCGGCGTGGCGGGCACGAGCTCGAACCGATTCTGCAGCGCGTCCAGCAGACGATCCGCGACGGGCAGTGA
- a CDS encoding cytochrome P450, which yields MTTLESIDVFDQERYLDGAPYDDFTVLRKQAPVFHNVDPEVPEGHWALTRHADIVYVARHPELFSSEQKGSQPQEFDEVAIDVQRRMMIHQDPPKHSRVRTLVNRGFTPRAVEKLRPRIAAECEQIVDDALDKGEFDLVRTIAAELPLVVIAELMGIPRADRRHIFEWSRAIAGQTDHEHGGAERTRNAVVEMSGYAAQLGADRRRCPVDDTVTKMVSPDDKGNQLTDEEFQAFFILMTVAGNETTRYSIAGGVEAFAQFPDQWARLKADPGLARTAAEEIVRWVSPTKVFRRTAVTDTEVGGQVIRAGDKVMAHLTSANRDESVFTDPESFDIGRDPNPHLGFGGGGPHFCIGKHLAVLEIELMFKTLAERAARIEITGPTPRLRSYQFAGIVEMPVRIVPA from the coding sequence TTGACCACCCTCGAAAGTATCGATGTCTTCGATCAGGAACGCTATCTCGACGGGGCGCCCTATGACGATTTCACCGTACTGCGGAAACAGGCGCCCGTTTTCCACAATGTGGACCCCGAAGTGCCGGAAGGGCATTGGGCGCTGACCCGGCACGCGGACATCGTCTATGTGGCGCGGCATCCGGAGCTGTTCTCCTCGGAGCAGAAAGGGTCGCAGCCCCAGGAGTTCGACGAGGTGGCCATCGACGTGCAGCGTCGGATGATGATCCACCAGGATCCGCCGAAGCACAGCCGGGTGCGCACTCTGGTCAACCGCGGCTTCACACCGCGAGCGGTGGAGAAGCTGCGGCCGCGGATCGCCGCGGAATGCGAGCAGATCGTCGACGATGCGCTCGACAAGGGCGAGTTCGACCTGGTCCGCACTATCGCCGCCGAACTTCCGCTCGTGGTGATCGCAGAGCTGATGGGGATCCCCCGGGCCGACCGCCGGCACATCTTCGAATGGTCTCGGGCGATCGCCGGGCAGACCGACCACGAGCACGGCGGGGCCGAGCGGACCCGCAACGCGGTGGTCGAGATGTCCGGGTACGCGGCGCAACTCGGCGCGGACCGCCGACGCTGCCCGGTGGACGATACGGTGACCAAGATGGTGAGCCCGGACGACAAGGGCAATCAACTCACCGACGAGGAATTCCAGGCGTTCTTCATTCTGATGACCGTGGCCGGTAACGAGACCACCCGTTACTCGATCGCGGGCGGAGTCGAGGCGTTCGCGCAGTTCCCTGACCAGTGGGCGCGCCTCAAAGCGGACCCCGGGCTGGCGCGGACCGCCGCCGAGGAGATCGTGCGCTGGGTATCGCCGACCAAGGTGTTCCGCCGCACCGCTGTCACCGATACGGAGGTGGGCGGCCAGGTGATCCGGGCGGGCGACAAGGTCATGGCCCATCTGACCTCCGCAAACCGGGACGAGTCGGTGTTCACCGATCCCGAATCCTTCGATATCGGTCGCGATCCCAACCCGCATCTCGGTTTCGGCGGCGGTGGACCGCACTTCTGCATCGGCAAACATCTGGCCGTGCTGGAGATCGAACTCATGTTCAAGACGCTGGCCGAGCGGGCGGCGCGGATCGAGATCACCGGTCCGACCCCGCGGCTGCGCTCCTATCAGTTCGCCGGAATCGTGGAGATGCCGGTCCGCATCGTGCCGGCCTGA
- a CDS encoding methionine ABC transporter permease yields MHTDWDKLRPILLEAVGTTIYLVLLTFVVGGIIGLFLGTALYTTRKGGLLSHGPLNWVLNVAVNIVRPIPFIILLAALGPITLEVVGTTIGTEAAVFVMIVAASFGIARIVEQNLVTVDPGVIEAARAMGAGPLRIILTLLIPEALGPLILGYTFVVISIVDMSAMAGTVGGGGLGDFALVYGYQRFDWEVTLVATLLIIAGVQGIQFLGNWTARKVLRR; encoded by the coding sequence ATGCACACCGACTGGGACAAGCTGCGCCCGATCCTGCTCGAGGCCGTCGGCACCACCATTTACCTGGTATTACTGACCTTCGTGGTGGGCGGCATCATCGGCCTGTTCCTCGGCACGGCCCTTTACACCACCCGGAAGGGCGGTCTGCTCTCCCACGGTCCGCTCAACTGGGTGCTCAACGTGGCCGTCAATATCGTGCGACCGATCCCCTTCATCATCCTGCTGGCCGCGCTCGGCCCGATCACGCTCGAGGTGGTGGGCACCACGATCGGCACCGAGGCGGCCGTCTTCGTCATGATCGTGGCCGCCTCGTTCGGGATCGCCCGGATCGTCGAACAGAACCTGGTCACCGTCGACCCAGGGGTGATCGAGGCGGCCCGGGCAATGGGGGCTGGGCCGCTGCGAATAATCCTGACACTGCTCATTCCGGAGGCGCTGGGCCCGTTGATCCTCGGATACACATTCGTGGTCATCTCCATCGTGGACATGTCGGCCATGGCGGGCACGGTCGGCGGCGGCGGACTCGGCGATTTCGCCCTGGTCTACGGGTATCAGCGATTCGACTGGGAGGTCACGCTGGTGGCCACCCTCCTCATCATCGCGGGGGTGCAGGGCATCCAGTTCCTCGGCAACTGGACGGCACGCAAGGTGCTGCGCAGGTAA
- a CDS encoding methionine ABC transporter ATP-binding protein, whose amino-acid sequence MSGTSPGPDTAVPAVEFRSVTKVFRTGKHEETALSGIDLRIEQGEIFGVIGYSGAGKSTLVRLINALEKPTSGTIDISGTPITGVPEARVRRLRRDIGMVFQQFNLFRSRTAAGNIEYPLKVAGWPRAKRKERLAELLEFVGLSDKAGSYPDQLSGGQKQRVGIARALATSPSLLLADEATSALDPETTGEVLRLLRKINAELGVTIVVITHEMDVIRAVADRVAVLAEGRIVELANTFDVFAAPQAAPTRSFVDTVLHNRPAPEELRRLTELHRGRLVTVDIDDARGIGSALTGAAHAGVRFEVVYGGVSTLQDKTFGNITLALDGPDDAVDKVIAQLDQR is encoded by the coding sequence GTGAGCGGTACATCGCCCGGTCCGGACACCGCCGTACCCGCGGTCGAGTTCCGGTCGGTGACCAAGGTCTTCCGGACCGGAAAGCACGAGGAGACGGCCCTGTCGGGAATCGATCTGCGGATCGAGCAGGGTGAGATCTTCGGTGTGATCGGCTATTCCGGTGCGGGCAAGAGCACCCTGGTACGTCTCATCAATGCCCTGGAGAAGCCGACCAGCGGCACCATCGACATCTCCGGCACCCCGATCACCGGGGTCCCGGAGGCCCGGGTGCGCCGGCTACGCCGCGATATCGGCATGGTCTTCCAGCAGTTCAACCTTTTTCGCTCCCGTACCGCGGCCGGGAATATCGAGTACCCGCTGAAAGTGGCGGGCTGGCCACGCGCGAAACGCAAGGAACGACTCGCCGAGCTGCTGGAGTTCGTCGGGCTGTCCGATAAAGCCGGCAGCTACCCCGATCAGCTCTCCGGCGGCCAGAAACAGCGGGTCGGCATCGCACGGGCGCTGGCCACCTCGCCGTCGCTGCTGCTGGCGGACGAGGCCACCTCGGCGCTCGATCCGGAAACCACCGGTGAAGTGCTGCGCCTGCTGCGCAAGATCAATGCCGAACTCGGCGTCACCATCGTCGTCATCACGCATGAGATGGATGTGATCCGGGCGGTCGCCGACCGGGTGGCGGTACTGGCCGAGGGCCGGATCGTCGAATTGGCGAACACCTTCGACGTATTCGCCGCGCCGCAGGCCGCGCCGACCCGCTCGTTCGTCGACACCGTGCTGCACAATCGGCCGGCCCCCGAAGAATTGCGGCGATTGACCGAACTGCACCGGGGCCGCCTGGTGACCGTCGATATCGACGATGCGCGCGGTATCGGATCGGCACTCACCGGCGCCGCCCACGCCGGGGTGCGATTCGAAGTCGTCTACGGCGGCGTCAGCACCCTGCAGGACAAAACCTTCGGCAATATCACCCTCGCACTCGACGGCCCGGACGACGCCGTCGACAAGGTGATCGCACAACTCGACCAACGGTAG
- a CDS encoding MetQ/NlpA family ABC transporter substrate-binding protein, whose amino-acid sequence MRGLRRIAVVPVLLALVALLPACGQGRDPDVVRIGVNDLALPHWEVYRAKAAERGITVEFVNFSDYNQPNPALSQGRIDLNKFQHVRYLANYNVADNDNLTPIGATEIFPLTLYSKKHDSVADIPPGGEITLSNNPANQVRPLLGLAAAGLIVLKGGASWDSRIEDVDTAASRVRLTTIDPTLTAQSLDSVDAAFVDDTFAVPAGLTADDVVYTDDPGRPELTQYINVFAARAEDSDDPTLLALAALYHDPAVEAAIRAESGYDGIFKYNDPAELRTTLAHLEDTFRGRSGPR is encoded by the coding sequence ATGCGAGGTCTGCGTCGTATCGCCGTTGTTCCGGTCCTACTCGCGCTGGTCGCGTTGCTTCCCGCCTGCGGGCAGGGGCGCGACCCGGATGTGGTGCGGATCGGGGTGAACGATCTGGCGCTGCCGCACTGGGAGGTGTACCGGGCGAAGGCCGCCGAACGCGGGATCACCGTCGAGTTCGTCAACTTCTCCGACTACAACCAGCCGAACCCAGCGCTGTCTCAGGGCCGGATCGATCTCAACAAATTCCAGCATGTGCGCTACCTGGCCAACTACAACGTCGCCGACAACGACAATCTGACACCGATCGGCGCCACCGAGATCTTCCCGCTGACCCTCTATTCGAAGAAACACGACTCCGTGGCCGATATCCCGCCCGGGGGCGAGATCACCCTGAGCAATAACCCGGCGAACCAGGTGCGCCCGCTGCTCGGACTGGCGGCGGCGGGGCTGATCGTCCTGAAGGGCGGTGCGAGCTGGGATTCGCGCATCGAGGATGTGGACACCGCCGCGTCACGGGTCCGGCTGACCACGATCGATCCCACCCTGACCGCCCAATCCCTCGACAGTGTCGACGCCGCGTTCGTGGACGACACGTTCGCGGTGCCCGCCGGACTCACCGCGGACGATGTCGTCTACACCGACGATCCCGGCCGTCCGGAGCTGACCCAGTACATCAATGTCTTCGCCGCCCGCGCCGAGGACTCCGACGATCCGACGCTGCTCGCCCTGGCCGCGCTGTACCACGACCCCGCCGTGGAGGCCGCGATCCGCGCCGAATCCGGATACGACGGGATCTTCAAGTACAACGACCCGGCGGAACTCCGGACGACCCTCGCGCACCTGGAGGACACCTTCCGGGGCCGCTCCGGACCGCGATAG
- a CDS encoding choloylglycine hydrolase family protein yields MCTTFTLTAADHSIAVGRTMEFAPDLGSRLTVFPRKWNYRAESPVPGEPGLAWQGTYGTVGMDLFGLDCLLDGVNEAGLYFGALYLPGFAEFQTVPAGKESDSLSQVRDIGNYLLSTCATVDEARRALQQVLVWGATFPGRDEPIELHYAVHDKAGRSMVVEYIAGELRTHDNPLGVLTNSPPFDWHLLNLGNFINLSATNVPDLELSGYDVKALGQGTGLLGLPGDFTPPSRFVRAVALSRSAREPENNTQAAVLASHILDSFDITEGLVRGEEDGRESLEYTQWSTISTLDGGHCRYFVRYYENPVWHGVDLSAIDFDRTVVTRLDTGGASWFSDITPRSESAMSAS; encoded by the coding sequence ATGTGCACGACGTTCACCCTCACCGCGGCCGACCATTCGATCGCCGTCGGCCGCACCATGGAATTCGCGCCCGACCTCGGTTCGAGACTCACGGTGTTTCCGCGGAAGTGGAATTATCGGGCCGAGAGCCCCGTCCCCGGCGAACCCGGGCTCGCTTGGCAGGGCACCTACGGCACCGTCGGCATGGATCTGTTCGGTCTCGATTGCCTGCTGGACGGCGTCAACGAGGCGGGGCTCTACTTCGGCGCGCTGTACCTTCCGGGCTTCGCCGAATTTCAGACAGTGCCGGCCGGAAAGGAATCCGATTCGCTCTCCCAGGTGCGCGATATCGGCAACTATCTGCTGTCGACCTGCGCCACCGTCGACGAAGCGCGGCGCGCGCTCCAGCAGGTGCTGGTCTGGGGAGCGACGTTTCCCGGCCGGGACGAGCCGATAGAACTGCACTACGCGGTGCACGACAAGGCCGGGCGATCGATGGTCGTCGAATATATCGCCGGGGAACTGCGGACCCACGACAACCCACTGGGAGTACTGACCAACTCACCACCGTTCGACTGGCATCTGTTGAACCTCGGCAACTTCATCAATCTGTCGGCCACCAATGTTCCCGATCTGGAACTCTCGGGATACGACGTGAAGGCGCTCGGCCAGGGCACCGGGCTCCTGGGTCTGCCGGGCGACTTCACCCCACCTTCACGATTCGTGCGGGCGGTCGCGCTGAGCCGGTCGGCACGCGAGCCCGAGAACAACACACAGGCGGCGGTGCTGGCCTCCCACATCCTGGACAGCTTCGATATCACCGAGGGGCTGGTGCGTGGCGAGGAGGACGGCCGCGAATCACTCGAATACACCCAATGGTCAACGATTTCCACACTGGACGGGGGACACTGCCGGTATTTCGTCAGGTACTACGAGAATCCGGTGTGGCACGGTGTCGACCTCTCGGCGATCGACTTCGATCGAACCGTCGTCACTCGACTCGATACCGGCGGAGCCAGCTGGTTCAGCGATATCACCCCGCGATCGGAATCGGCGATGAGCGCCTCCTGA
- a CDS encoding TetR/AcrR family transcriptional regulator — translation MTRPLRRDAARNREKVLEAAAAVFTEQGLRGSLEEVARRAGVGIGTVYNHFPTRDALIDALLPARLAAVDEFAAASESEPDAWRAFTGFVGRLTQQMAADRGLLEAFTGDHPAAEQVAAACHRGMAQLSRLLERTRDAGALRHDVTDADVVHLIWALSLLGDAAGAEAVGRCTSLALDGLRAERQ, via the coding sequence ATGACCAGACCCCTGCGCCGCGACGCCGCCCGCAACCGCGAAAAGGTGCTCGAGGCGGCCGCGGCGGTGTTCACCGAGCAGGGACTGCGCGGATCGCTCGAAGAGGTGGCGCGGCGGGCCGGAGTGGGCATCGGCACTGTCTACAACCACTTCCCCACCCGAGATGCGCTGATCGACGCGCTACTCCCCGCCCGGCTGGCCGCAGTGGACGAGTTCGCCGCGGCGTCGGAGTCCGAACCCGACGCGTGGCGCGCGTTCACCGGGTTCGTCGGTCGACTCACGCAGCAGATGGCGGCCGATCGGGGGCTCCTGGAGGCGTTCACCGGTGACCATCCCGCCGCCGAACAGGTGGCCGCGGCCTGTCATCGGGGCATGGCCCAGCTGTCCCGGCTACTCGAACGGACACGCGACGCCGGCGCCCTGCGCCACGATGTCACCGATGCCGATGTCGTGCATCTGATCTGGGCCTTGTCGCTGCTCGGCGACGCGGCCGGGGCGGAAGCGGTCGGCCGGTGCACGAGCCTGGCGTTGGACGGGCTGCGGGCCGAACGGCAGTGA
- a CDS encoding MHYT domain-containing protein, which translates to MDMLHLEHFAFGWLTPALAYCLSAIGCAIGLQCTKQARNGRGRFGWLFLASITVGGTGIWVMHFVAMLGFSIHGAQIRFDVPLTVLSAVIAIGVVGIGLYLVSSPGAGITALLAGGVITGLGIGAMHYTGMYAMKTDAHIDYDAARVALSLVIATVAATATLWFSMRSWGLLSTLGAASIMAAAVATMHYTGMSAMHAHSVPGAAEPQGAEALQVLGPLLGGISVVTVAVLIGVSMALTDPHSAPVQGR; encoded by the coding sequence ATGGACATGCTTCACCTCGAACACTTCGCGTTCGGCTGGTTAACGCCCGCCCTTGCTTACTGCCTCTCGGCCATCGGCTGCGCCATCGGACTGCAGTGCACCAAACAGGCCCGCAACGGACGAGGCCGCTTCGGTTGGCTGTTCCTGGCCTCGATCACCGTCGGCGGCACAGGTATCTGGGTCATGCATTTCGTTGCGATGCTGGGCTTTTCCATACACGGCGCGCAGATCCGGTTCGATGTTCCGCTCACCGTGCTGAGCGCGGTCATCGCGATCGGGGTCGTGGGCATCGGGTTGTATCTGGTGAGTTCTCCCGGCGCCGGGATCACCGCGCTGCTCGCCGGCGGCGTGATCACCGGTCTCGGCATCGGGGCCATGCACTACACCGGTATGTACGCGATGAAGACGGATGCGCATATCGACTACGACGCGGCCCGCGTGGCACTCTCGCTGGTGATCGCCACCGTCGCGGCGACCGCGACATTGTGGTTCAGCATGCGGTCCTGGGGTCTGCTGTCCACCTTGGGCGCCGCGTCGATCATGGCGGCGGCGGTGGCGACGATGCACTACACCGGCATGTCCGCGATGCACGCGCATTCCGTTCCCGGGGCCGCCGAGCCGCAGGGCGCCGAAGCCCTCCAGGTGCTGGGACCGCTACTCGGCGGAATCAGCGTCGTCACCGTCGCGGTTCTCATCGGCGTGAGCATGGCCCTCACGGATCCGCACTCGGCGCCCGTCCAGGGTCGATAG
- a CDS encoding class I SAM-dependent methyltransferase produces MNAETPPGRTPSRWEELTAADPAHSEWYVRRFRTLAAEGQDIFGEARLIDAMLGRRGRVLDAGCGPGRLGGHLHNAGHSVVGVDVDPVLIAAAEADYPGPAWLVGDLAELDLPGRGIEADFDVIVCAGNVMTFLAPSTRSAVLAGFARHLAPDGRLVTGFGAGRGYDFTEFRTDAAGQGLTVDLLLSTWDLRPFTETSEFLVAVFSSGEPDKSSCST; encoded by the coding sequence ATGAACGCAGAGACACCGCCGGGGCGTACCCCGAGCCGCTGGGAGGAACTCACCGCCGCCGACCCCGCGCATTCGGAATGGTATGTGCGGCGGTTCCGGACCCTGGCGGCCGAGGGTCAGGACATCTTCGGCGAGGCTCGGCTGATCGATGCCATGCTCGGCCGGCGGGGACGGGTCCTCGACGCGGGCTGCGGGCCCGGCCGTCTGGGCGGGCATCTGCACAATGCCGGTCACTCGGTCGTCGGTGTCGATGTCGATCCAGTGCTGATCGCCGCCGCCGAGGCCGACTATCCGGGGCCGGCCTGGCTCGTCGGCGACCTCGCCGAACTGGACCTCCCCGGCCGGGGGATCGAAGCCGATTTCGATGTGATCGTCTGCGCCGGCAATGTGATGACATTCCTGGCGCCGTCCACCCGGTCGGCGGTGCTCGCGGGATTCGCGCGGCACCTGGCGCCGGACGGCCGGCTGGTCACCGGTTTCGGCGCCGGACGCGGCTACGACTTCACCGAGTTCCGCACCGACGCCGCGGGCCAGGGCCTCACCGTGGACCTGCTGCTCTCGACCTGGGATCTACGCCCGTTCACCGAGACCTCGGAGTTCTTGGTGGCGGTTTTCTCCTCGGGCGAGCCCGACAAGAGCAGCTGTTCGACCTGA
- a CDS encoding TetR/AcrR family transcriptional regulator, protein MTSSRMDTAAPPNATASRAQRREQTRQQILDAARALFADRGYLETTIRAIAQRAGVDPALVMQHFGAKSALFDAVSGIAITLDDALEGPPEQLGERLLRHALADVDRKEDRTMPVLRSMLTHPEAAHAVRCAIVNPETSPWTRVLAGPDADRRSALIGTLVLGVLVARYMVHIPGVADAPAERLVELLGPCLRPLVMAGLPPGLAAADGALEALAEAENARAAAAAQVDEYARTALAAGASYGDIGRVLGMSRQAARKRWPNAQDEAS, encoded by the coding sequence ATGACGTCGAGCCGAATGGACACCGCCGCGCCGCCGAATGCGACCGCGAGCCGGGCGCAGCGGCGCGAGCAGACCAGGCAGCAGATCCTGGACGCGGCGCGGGCGCTCTTCGCCGATCGCGGCTACCTCGAGACGACGATCAGGGCGATCGCCCAGCGGGCCGGTGTCGATCCGGCCCTCGTGATGCAGCACTTCGGTGCCAAAAGCGCACTTTTCGACGCGGTGTCGGGTATCGCGATCACGCTGGACGATGCGCTGGAAGGGCCGCCCGAGCAGCTCGGTGAGCGGCTCTTGCGGCACGCCCTGGCCGATGTGGACCGCAAGGAGGATCGGACGATGCCGGTGCTGCGGTCGATGCTGACCCACCCGGAAGCGGCCCACGCAGTGCGGTGCGCGATCGTGAACCCGGAGACCAGCCCGTGGACTCGGGTGCTGGCCGGCCCGGACGCCGATCGGCGGTCGGCGCTGATCGGCACGCTGGTCCTGGGCGTACTGGTCGCGCGCTATATGGTGCACATTCCCGGTGTGGCGGACGCGCCCGCGGAGCGTCTGGTCGAGCTACTGGGTCCGTGTCTGCGCCCGCTGGTCATGGCAGGTCTGCCGCCCGGGCTCGCCGCGGCGGACGGTGCGCTCGAGGCGCTGGCCGAAGCCGAGAACGCGCGTGCGGCCGCCGCCGCGCAAGTCGACGAATACGCCCGGACGGCCTTGGCCGCCGGCGCCAGCTATGGCGACATCGGCCGGGTGCTGGGGATGAGTCGGCAGGCCGCCCGTAAACGCTGGCCGAACGCTCAGGATGAAGCCTCGTAG